The genomic segment AGGTCATTCGGCCTTTCTGTAATCATCTGCACTCTGGCTTGGCCTGAGAATGCTTGACTAGTAAAAGCTAACATATCTAAAGGATCTTCCTTTCTTACAGGTGATGGATAAGCAAATGCTCTAGTACCAAAATCATCTGCAGAGGAACTTACAGTCTTGTTGGTATGGACAGAAGGACCTTCATCTATGGCAGTTGTGGGGTTTAGAGTAGAAACTGAAGTAGTCTCTGGTGGAATTGGTGTGGCTGGGACTGTGGCAATCTCCATACTGTCCAGGGTAGAGGGGAGGTCTGAACTAAAACTGCTAGAAACAGTGTCTGGTGCGTTGGCTCTTGCACTTGTAGAGTCCAGGGGTTGATTTATAGAAAGTATAGGATGGTCTGATCCTTTTTTAATGCCTGTGGCTTCTGAATTTGAGCTACGAGAATTTGTGTCTTGAACATCAGCCATAGCATTTGTACTACGTCCTACAGGTTCTTCTGTAGATCTTATGATGTTGTCAAAGCCATGCACAAGAGCCACGGAATATGGGGTGGGCTGGCTGGAGACCATGCCTGCTGCAAAAGTTGTTGAAGGTGCATGAGAGTTGCTTCTATTTGCTTCTGGAGTGATGTCAGAGCGGGTAGCAACTTCCCAATTCACAGGGGACGatccagcagggagctgggtaGTATCCTGTGTGGCTGGTGGGGACTTGCTGGGCACCTCTGTCCTGGCAGATGGAACATGTATTCTCTCCAAAACTGTTGTGCTAGTACCTTGGAAGAAACTAGTTGGAGCAATGGCTTGAGATGGAACAATTACCGTAAGACCAACATGTTTCTGAAAAACACCAGGCTcttctggtgctgctgctgaggttgCATCATGTGGAAGTGGGAGGACAGCAGCCTTTTTCTGGTCCAGTTTCTCTACTATCTTCTTCACCCACCCTGCCTCTGGATCTGCACAAATCTCCACAGACTTCAGAGTagtaaatctgaaaataaaaacagatcaCTTACTgcttaaagaaaacacagttttagATGACCTGCATGATAGGGAAGGCACACAGACAGCAACACTGACTCTCTCAAGCCCATAGTAAACACCACTGGGTTGTATGGATTATTTAATTCAGGAAGGGCAGGTGCCTCTGAGATCTGATTgaatgaggagcagctgaacaTGACACATGGGTGAAGCTTTTCCCCCTAAGaagtttttctctcttgcaAGCATTGTTTGCCTCCAGTGCTCAGCGCAGGAAGCTCTGCAGGCAACAGCTGCCCAGGGGCAAATGTCCATGAAGACAAAATCCTCTGATTTACTGAGTGAGGTGAGACTTTCCAGGGTCAGCCCAGCAGGTTCACTTTGGAGCAACCTCCTGCATGGCAATGAAGTGGTCTCAATAGTGTGTCACCTCCAGGGAAAGTCAAAACCAACAAttattctggggaaaaaatgtaggTATTTCTCATCCAGTCAAGTTCACAGGCCTGAATCTGCTTCCAGAGAAAATACCtgctttcacagaaacacaTGAGCTCTCATCCTG from the Phalacrocorax aristotelis chromosome 8, bGulAri2.1, whole genome shotgun sequence genome contains:
- the LOC142061196 gene encoding uncharacterized protein LOC142061196, with protein sequence MKAVPLQVLFVLRFLCLVAPAEGQPKAPLRCSTECTHFTSGVAAKRIRSYRRTEPRCTKQAIIFTTLKSVEICADPEAGWVKKIVEKLDQKKAAVLPLPHDATSAAAPEEPGVFQKHVGLTVIVPSQAIAPTSFFQGTSTTVLERIHVPSARTEVPSKSPPATQDTTQLPAGSSPVNWEVATRSDITPEANRSNSHAPSTTFAAGMVSSQPTPYSVALVHGFDNIIRSTEEPVGRSTNAMADVQDTNSRSSNSEATGIKKGSDHPILSINQPLDSTSARANAPDTVSSSFSSDLPSTLDSMEIATVPATPIPPETTSVSTLNPTTAIDEGPSVHTNKTVSSSADDFGTRAFAYPSPVRKEDPLDMLAFTSQAFSGQARVQMITERPNDLPLSSFLSRSQMPFVIPVSVLGGLMVCSVAVVWLYLKFGVKTEKMPRETVQGLLYQKEEHQNNDYPMEVI